The Melanotaenia boesemani isolate fMelBoe1 chromosome 8, fMelBoe1.pri, whole genome shotgun sequence DNA window TGTGGTATTATTGAGTCTTGCTGTGCCCATAGGGGGATGTTGGAGGTCGTAGGACTTTGCAAAAGAAGTGGACGTCCTTCTTGAAGACTAGAATGGATTGTCCGGTCCTGCATTCCCAGCTGCCATACCTTATCCAAGACTCATACCGTTGGTGTGACCCCATGCAGCACTGggagaaatgcattttctatgCCATCTTCACACCGCAGTCGTAAGTTTGGGCcaacaaacatgtttgtgttagAGAAAGAggtttatttcatttagatgCTTTGGCACCTACGTTGGCTAAgatttcctgtgtgtgtgttacagggATACATCAGACCTGTCTGCAGTGTGTGCGTACCGCGTGTCTGACATCGGCAAAGTGTTTTCAGAGGGGAAGTACAAGAGCCCAGTAACCGTAGAAACCTCTTTTGTTAAGTGGGTGATGTATAGCGGAGAAGTCCCTGAACCTCGGCCTGGAGCTGTGAGTCTGCGTGTTGTGATCAAAGTAGCATCTCAACATGACTGTTTTTTTACGAGTGGCTCAGCAGGAAACCCATTTCTTTTATATGCTTGATTcagttttactctttttttctctttcctttcttaGTGTATAAGCAATGAGGACCGTAAAGCAGGCATACAGAGTCTGGACCTCCCAGACCGGACCCTTCAGTTTGTCAAAGATAGGCCCCTCATGGACCAGCCTATTCAACCAATGGATGGGAAGCCTGTACTGATGCGAAAGGGGGCTGCATTCACGCGCATCATAGTAAACCAAGTGCAAGCTGCAGACAGAGAAATGTACCATGTCATGTTTATTGGCACAGGTATGTCAAGGTTAAATTTATACACTTCCAGTGCTTCATGTATATCATTGAAGTGTTTAAGTATTAGACTTTAATTGGCAACATGTAAATATCATGTGTTGTTTTATTCAAAAAGAGGAAGGGACACTGCTAAGAGCTGTGAACTACGATGGAGAGATGTTCATCATAGAGGAAGTAGAACTCTTCAAACCTCCGGAGCCAATCAAGAGTCTTAAGTTTTCCAATGTCACggtaaattaaaactgaaaggtCTTAATTTTTGGTTCGTTACTTTGTGTTCATTGGATCACTGTCTTTGATCTGTGTTTGTCTGTTCTTTTGTGCACAGAGACAACTTTACGCAGGTTCAAACTTCGGAGTAGCACAGATACCACTTGCCACCTGTGGGAGGTCCTTGTCCTGTATAGATTGTGTTCTAGCCAGAGATCCTTACTGTGGCTGGAGTGTTGCTGATgggaaatgtgtttttctttctagtTCACAAGGGTAGGCAGTTGGccaaacttaaataaaaagcagtgtAATAATTTCGATTAAAACTAaacttgtattttgttttttagaaacATAATCCAAAGTGTGAAAGAAGGAAATGcctctctctgtcctcctcctggTAAGCAAGCATACATTTCAGCCTCTGTTGCATTATCAGGGTATATTCATTtcgtaataaaaaaaacaactgaagctACTAGTTTTGCAACTTCCCACTTGTTGTTCAATATGTGTTgtcaaaataattttaatatgtGGGCCCTTGTTTTGATTTCAGATCCTATCGAGCCTGTGATTCGCTTCTTCTGGCCAGGGAGCAACCTGAAACTTAGTTGCAATTCGCCCTCAAACCTTGCACAAATCATCTGGGAACGGGACAACATCCAAATCACGTCTTCACCTAGTTTGCAGTATTTACAAGATGGGCTGCTCATTCTCAATGCTTCAATTAACGATGCTGGTCATTACCGCTGCTTGTCTGTGGAGAGCTCCAAAGCTAATAACTATACAACCACTGTGGCTGAGTATCGGGTTAGTAAAGACCCTGGGGATTTTAATAAGATTTTGCTTCCCCAGGCCCGGACTGATGGCCCTTCTGTTGCTGGTCTAAAAGCTGCAGTTGCCCTGCTTgtcatttctctttttgtccTTTTGGCCTGGAACTTTTACAAAGGTCACCTACCCCTTCGCTGGTGTTGCATGAAAAAGAATGGTGAGCAACCTCAATATACTCGTGACCAGGTGGCTTTGAACTGTGATATGACTGAACAGGATGCACAAAGGCCTTCACAGGCAGAGAACAAGCCCCTGATGTCTGCAGCACCGAACAGCAGCAGTAATAACAACCACGCTGGGGGGGCAGTCAGTGGTTCAGATGAGAACAGTGCACCAAAAATTAATCTGACATCTTTGCAGTACATTGATGATGAGTCACAAATTTGAAAATGACGACCACCGTGCTGCATTGGCATGCAAATGTTTGGGTAAATTTCTGTTACTGTGAAACCCACAGTGAGTAAGGAATGACCTGATTTTCAAAAGGTATCtggtaaaatattgtttttacatatttgatCAGTCAAAATGTAAGGGCCTGGAACAAGTTTGTGTGTTGTGCATTACTGATACAAAATAACACAAGTAACCCAGCTTCTAAAGTCTTATCTTATTCTTCAACAAGGTTTTCGTTTAGTAAGATTCTTAAGTTGTTTTGAATGCACtgctctttttaattttatgcacAGATTTGGGCTATATTTAGGTAGGGAACCACATGGGGCCAAACATTCTGCATCCATTAATGAAGATATTCCATTGTGGATTCACACCTTCAATTTTTTATATTCAGTTGTTTTACAGAtgtgattatttttatattcaggATGGTATCCACTCTTCCTCCTGCCAGTAAAATGTTCATGATGTAGCTAAAAGTTTCACAAGTCAGAGCATTTATAAAGCGTTAATATTTGTTAATATTTGTATGACTATAAATATAACCCAAACAAGCCAATTCATATTTTGAGGACACATTGATGGTCAGTTACCTTTAAATCCCTCAGGGTGCCCAAACTGTGCATCTTGTCTCCAcactgtaattttctttttttactgaaaatatttaaaaaaaaaaataattttgagaGCAATTTATCTCAAACTTTTAAATTcacagtacaaaaaaaaaaaaaacaatttacaaaTTTTTTGTCATTGGTACTATTCAAAAAGTTGAAATACAGGATAGATCACTTCAGCTGTATTATTCAAGAGTTCTCAACTTAAAAGACATTTACAGCAAGTTTGTTCATAAAAACATCCGTGTTTGAAAGCGTGTTTTGAGAAACTTCTGGACTGaagtgatttttgttttgtttttcatacaaGTACAGGTTTTTTACacattgctttttgttttgcgtGTACAGTATGCTTTAAATGTACCTCTTATTGTTCCAGGTTTACAGATAAAGTTCTTGTAATAATTGGAGAGATTACCACTGGGACTGTGCTGTGACTTAAATTGAGCCATTTAATTTCTAACCACTACcacaggttttctttttaaaaatgtgtttaataaatGTGGTCTCTGTGTTTGCAGGTGTATGTGCTGTATGTATGCAAGACTGAACTTGTGAAGAATGTGAAAACCAGATTAAATCAAAGaaagattaaatgtttttcttttacttgcaTGCTCAGGGTTTTGAGGATACAATATCATAAAAACTAACATATTTTTTAACTATACTCATATTCAAAGTGTCAGCTTTATAAATTTACAGTTCAAGTTAGATGGTTTCGTGTTCCAGATACAAACAGTGACAATATGCAAACAAAAGGtaagaaaaatctttaatatGTCATTTCCAAAGTACAGCTACAACTGACATTTACAGAACGGCGGGATTTGCAGCTTTAACTCTGCTTTTTTATCAGATATAAGCAGCTAAAAACTAAAAGCACAAGGACTGTACGATGTAAATTGTGTAATATGCATTTGTAAAACCCATTTCCCGAGAATTTGGTCCATGCTGGTAAGCAACCTTCATCTTCGATAGCGATACCTCTTGAAGTGGAACCACAACTGGAAGATACCATTGGCAAACTGACAGCGGAAGCCATGTCGATGCGAGTACTCCCACTCCCTGTTAACAATCTTGAAAGCAATATCTTCATATGGTGGACCCGCATGGAACCTCAAAATCCCAAAGTCCTTGTTGTCGGGACTGGGTTCAAGGAAGTACTGAGGTGTGGACCGCTTGTCGATCAAGTCTGGGTAGAAGATGTTGAACTTGTAACCCTGAACGATTTTGGGAGGAGGGTTGTCGAAGTCGTAATGCGTCTGGTTGTACTTGTTCCACTCGAAGCCTGTGTGGACCCTGTTGAAGAAACGGGGTTTCCTTGGACGGTATTTGTCTGCCCACAGGTACATTTTCCCTGTGACTGGAAACTCCACACTGAACTGAGCCTCATCATTGCCCATGCCCTCTTTGGCTCGACGTACAAAAGCGTCCTCTGCGCTTTCGTTGGCATCACctgacagaaaacagttaaagaGTGAGGCAACATCATTACAgtgcatgtttttttgtaatgtCAAGACCAGATTAATTAATAGTAatagtttttttccccactgtaAAGACATACCGGTGACTTGCAGCTGTCTGCGGGCTAACTGTAGCCTGTGTGTGTCTTCCTCTGGGGTGATGGTGTGAGTGTCCAGCGGTAGCTCAGATGTCGTGAGCAGAGTGGGACTGTAGCGACCCGAGTCGTACTCCGCCTGGCTCTGCTGGATGAGGTCCTCCTCTGTCAACACGGCCTCAACCACCTCACCCTTCCCCTCTTCGTCTTTCCCTTCATTCTTCTGTTCTCCATCATTATCTCTGCTTCCTGCTGTAGACGTGGATGGAcctgcctcctcttcctccgttTCTCTGTTCTCATTTCTTCTGGAGAGATTAAAACATAAGTTTTAATTCCTCTTTAAGTAAAGAAGCAGTGTGTGGTAATATTTAGAAGTGATGACACATCCTGAAAATCAGTGCAGAAGTGAAAGATTAAAACGTGTGCCTTGACAAAATTTGAAACCCGGCTCATTGTTTATGTCACATACAAGTTTGGTGAGGATGTACGTTTGTTGCTCTAAAGTAACTTACTCATCTTCCTCACTCCTTGGCTCCTCTTTGATGATGGGGAACAAAGGTTCGCTTTCTACCCCCTGTTCCTGTTTCAGCTTGAACAGCTTCTGACGCAGCACATCCTGGTGTCGCTCCCTCAGCCTGGAGCAAACAAGCATACATTTAACTAAATCACATTTAATTCCCTTTACACATAAAGAAACATTGTCCATGTAAGTATTTGTGGTAGTGCAAGTTCAAATGATCTAGTGCAGCAGGTGTTTTGACATTCATACCTGGCTCTGGCCATGTAGACTCGGACTTGCTGCAGCAGACTCTCCCAGTAACCGATATCAAGATTAGATCCTCCAGCCCGAATCTTTGCCTCAATGTTAAGGTGCATCGCCTGCAGCTGACTGTATGTTTTTCCTTTGAACACAGACTGAACATCAGTGCTCACAGCTGTGTTGATCCCCTCGCGACGATCACCTGAAgattaaaagacaaaatcacTCGCCATGAAATACATTTCTGCATATTTGCACTTAAgttgttgttattttagctgtttaccaaactaaataaaaaggtgCATCCATATGAGGTTGTTTACGTTTTAATTTCAAGGAaggaatatttattaaaacacgTTAGTATATTTCTAGGTTTACTACTGTACCTGGTCCTTTCCCAGAGGCCTCCAATTTCCTCAGTTTGCTGATCTCATCCTCAGTGATGGTTGTCATGTCTCTCCAGAAGTCCACATTCTTGCCTTGCTCAAGCTCCATGTACACCTTTTAGACAGGAAGCCGCAACCAGACGGAGTTCATTTTAACCGTAACAGAACAAGCAAACAAATATCAAATCCCAGTTCAGTTTACATGACATAAAACATTCCTGATCAGCTTATGCTTTGGATAGAACCACAACCTCACGTTCATATGTTCTGCCATATTCACTGGAGATTGtactggagttaaaaaaaaaaaaagctgcaacttTTGGGGTGCTTTATTATTGTTGCTTCATTTGAAGCCCTCTATAAAACAACACTGGCTTAATAAAATATTCTCACTAACTGGCACAAACCTTTATGTCTTCTAGCAGATCATCCATGTCAGTGACAGTTAGCCCATTGAGGAAAGTGTAAGGTTCGTGCATCTCCACAGCCAGATCATCATCCTCTGCACTGATGTACTTTGCCAAAAGGTCGATAGGCTTCGCACGACCATCACGGATTCTAATCTTAGACCTAAACAAAGCGGATAAGAGCATGGAACAGTGTATACTTTTACCATGCAATTGTGCAAATATACTATAAATTTCCATGCTAACCTTAGTTTAGCCTGATGCAGATGGAAGTTGTCTTCCTGTTCAGCCCAAGTTTTGAAATGCTCTgcctctttctccctctgcaGCATTTCCAGCTCTGTTTCTCTCATGGCTTTCTCTCGTTCCCGCTCCAAACGCAGCTGTTTCACCTAATCAACACAAAGCTAGTATAATTAAACATGTCACTTCTGGTGTCTCCCAGATTGTGATATCTGattccaaaaataaaacactttactTTTTGCAGCTCTCTACGATTCTCCTCCTGAATgcgtttgtttctttctttcaggtCTTTTTCTCCAAGATGGCCAATACCTTTTTTATCCAGTGCCTGGGAATACACACAGAGCAAAGAGAATGATATTCCAAAGATATGTTAAGACATTAATATAATTATACAAAGACACTGGAAAGGAACTCACCTTCTGCCATTTAAATGTGCCGAGTAGGTTGTTGTCACCAAATGGATTATCTGCATTGGTGTATCCCATGTACTCCTCACTCCAGCCCATCTTCTCcctccttttcttctcctttgcttctttctttgccAGTCTTCTGGCTCTCTTCTCTTCTGGAGTCTCCAAAGCTTTCAtcatctctttctgttttttcttctcctctttttctttgacCATGCAACTATCACGATCAGACCCTGAACTTTCAGATGACTCTGATGAACTTGACCGCTGCCTCCCTCTGTTCCCATCAGCCCTTTCTCGGCTTCTCTTGCTCGTCCCTTGCTCCCTGTCCTcactcctctttcttctctctcggcttttgtctctgtctccttttctttccCGGTCTCTGCTGTTGCTCTTCCATCGCTCTCTTTCCCGCTCCCTTCGCTGTCTGTCTCTAACTGGACTCCCTCTGTCGgggctttttcttcttctcctcctttctcTATCACTGCTTCCTTCACGGGAGTCAGAACTGGACTGGGACCTTCCCTTTCGCCTATCTTGAGATGCTCTTCGATGGCGTTCCTTTTCCTTACCTCTTCTCATCTTGCGATTTTCTGAATCCGAACTGGGGCATAAAATGTGATTTAGTGCAGATACTGGTACACAAGACAGGGTGCAAAAagtataaataatgttttgtctgttttactaAATAAGTCTCTATATCAAGGCTCTTTAAAACTCAGCAGGACACAGAAAGCCCCTTGGAGGGAGGTCTTATTAatcacacatttatttacaagtaATTTCATCCTTGCAGATAGGTATGGTTTTAATTAGAATGTGATAAGGAAAGTCCCCATCAATGTATCTAAAGATTAGCCCCTTTTTCACTAATAACACTGCACAACCAATATGATGACGGGAACACAATAACACCAGACGTTATATTCTGCTAATGCTTGTCCCATTGAAGACAGAGCGTGAATAAATTCGACTGTTTCGTGCGTGTTTCTGAGCACCTTGATATAGCACATCATGATATAATCCACTATAGCCGTTATAAATCCGTAACATAAAGGTTACCTTGACGAACGACCCTTAGATTTGCTTCTCTGACGCTGCGCTCGTCGCCTCTTGTCGCTCTCCGACCCGCTGCTGGATCCCGTACGCTCCCTGTGCTGAGGCCGACGTCGGACAGGAGAGCCATCATTTGAGCCTCTGCTGCTACTGCTTGATCTTCCTTGAACGTGTGcggttctctttttttccaaagaCCGACTGCGACATTTCCTCCCACCTGGAGATTGCGACCTACCCACTCTGGACTTGTTCCGCCTGTCTCGGCTCCAACTTCTGGACTTGGAGCGAGACCTTCTTCTTGACTTCGAACCCATTACGCTGGTGCGGGGTCCGAGAGGCAGTATGTCGCATAAATACGAGGTATAAACAAAAACGATCCCCAAATATAGCTATTTATTGTCTTCACAATCCAGTCTTCATGTTTGCCTcagtaaataattaattttaaaatactttattatttattacttagAGGtctaaaatatacaaacaagCGCGTCGAGttgcttcttgtttttaaatgaattactCGGGCAGCCAAGGGGCTAAGAGGCTTTCTATTACAATGGCGCAACATTTAGACGTCACATTCACGATTCTGAAAATAAACCAGAACTTTAACTGTAATTTAACTATTCTTTTAATATCACACTGAAcgtgttaaaacagttaaacatatACTAgaaacatttcttcatttttttttataaagctttGAAATTTAAATAGTTCCCATAATAGATTTGACCAACTCGAACAAAATTCGTGTTTTCATGTAAGACAGTGACTTATGTAGTTCCGTaaatttagacaaaaaaaaaaaaaaaaaaaaaaaataataataataataatggccAGAGCAAGGCTCCTCCTATTTGGTTAATTTGTCAGATCATattgtttttacaaattaaatttatgtCATGTTTCAATGCATAGCTTTTCAGCTGTGTTCATTTACGAAACAAATAATTACAGATAGAAATTGGACTACAAATCCCATGCAACATCAGGCGCCATTGCCTGTTTTCAGAGTACAGGGGATTCCTTTCAGCAATATTCTTTCCCACCCAGTCCACTGTTTGAGCGGTCCAAACTGCATATCTAGCTGTTATCGTCAGAGCTTTTGTTTAATATAGTTTCATATGACCACTCGTGCTTTGCTTTATTAACTCTCTCTCGTATGCAGCTGGGACGTGTTCCCGCCGCGGTGAGATCGGCTTCAGCTGGTCGGTAAGGCAGAGCTTGTTAGCTAGCTTACATTAGCCAACTGCTACCAGTAGATTTAGGGCTTATTTGCGTAGCTGCCCTGCCAGGTAAACCAACTAAAGCTGGAGACGCTGGGCAGTCACAATGGTTTGGTCGGCTCAACCAATTTTGAGGGTTGACattgataaataattaatttgttttgggGATAGAGCAACGCACCATTGGCTTTTTGCGCAACAGGACAGGTTCGGCCCTTTCCATTGCCACTAAATACAAAAACGCAGTAGTTGTCTGTGTAGGCAGTTAGGCTACTTTAGCCGTGTTCGTATAAACTAAACCGACAGCTGGCCACTCCAGATTATCTTGAAAGCCACACAACCAGTATGGCACACCACGACCCCTCTCATGTAGCCAGTTCACAGAAAGCACTAATGTTGGAGATGAAGAGCCTTCAGGAGGAGCCCGTTGAGGGATTCAAAATTACTTTGGTGGACGAAGCTGATTTATACAACTGGGAAGTGGCCATTTTTGGACCACCAAACACTCATTATGAAGGGGGTTATTTTAAGGTAAGACAAGAGATCTATATCACTAGGATGGAGCAGTGATACATTATAAGTGGAAACAGACGTGTATGACATGTCATGGTCTGTTTTGTATCATAGGCTCGGATCAAGTTTCCTACAGACTACCCATACTCCCCACCAGCTTTCCGCTTCCTCACCAAAATGTGGCATCCAAACATATATGAGGTGTAGTATCACTACATCACAACATGATCACACTTTCTCCCAATACTGTGTATAATTCAAGTATCTGCCTTTCATGTTGACATAAGATTGTTTCCTCTGTTTTAGAATGGAGATGTTTGTATTTCTATATTACACCCTCCAGTGGACGATCCGCAGAGTGGAGAGCTGCCTTCAGAGAGATGGAATCCCACCCAGAATGTCCGGTTAGTAACTCCTCCATCATTATCTGTCTCACATGACTCTTTTCTGGCCACCTCCTTCTTTGTCCTCTCTCAGCTGCTTGAATAATTTACCTCTTTCAGGCTCTTATCACACGACATTCCCTGTCAGTGGCATCTTTTTCACAAGTTCTCATAAACTAGCACTGAATCAGTTTAATAGTGTCTGTCATTAATAAACACACTTAACAATCAGtcacaaagaaaataagatcAATCTCCTTAAGGAATCCTGTAATTTATAAGGAATATGTTCTATTGTATAAAACTTATAGAGCTTATAGAGTCAGAtgagtttatattttatgacaaaattataaaaacttagatgttttttttttttttaattaaatgtactttttagAAAACTGAGGAAAAGCCACAGGAGCCATTAGTAACATTAACAGCAGTGGCTGTTAATAAGAAGTTAAATCCCTTCTGTGGGAAGATGTCTGCTTTTATTATAATCAAGTCACATTAACTAATTGGCAACATACAGATTTATTCCAGACACATAAACAGCAGTTAAGCATTTTGTAATGTGTATAAATTTTACTTTGAAGTAGACAAaggtgacaaaagaaaaaagaaatatttatggGTCCCAAAACAGTTAATTTCATTAAGTTTTCATGCATAGTTAAGTTGAGCTGTTATACTAGTGAGGCAGAGGCATTTCTTTAGATTTAGGTACACATGCAGGAGAGaatttgatttattgatttaagtTTGTCTGACTTTGCTGTCATAGGTGACGGTTTGCCCTCCTTCAGCTTGTTAGTGTTGGAATCTTTTTAGCAAGGTGGAAACCTGTCAAGCAGTGAATTGGATGTTTTTTCTATTCTAATctgctaaactttttttttttagtttatttgtttacaaaTTAGATGCAGACTGTCTTTTCTGTATTGACTTCTGTTACTTCTGGGTCAAAGCTTGGCAAGGAAAATGTGGAGCATTTCCAGGACAGTCTGCAATCTGCAGACATGCAGGCGTAATTTAACTTCCAGCAGCAGGATCTAGTCTATCTTTAAAATAATTGATTCAGGTCAGTCAGGCCAACATGttgacattaaatattttaaaactttaaaacattaaaagtacaaATTTAGGCAGATTAACACTCCCACCCCGTGGCTTTTACTGACTTCAGTTTctcaatttttttacattttaacatctCATTTTGGAGTTAGGAAAATGGTCTTTTTGCCCCCAAACCTACAGACTTTCCTATATATACAGCTCTAGTTAACTTCTAATATAAACATTATTGTACCAGAGAAGAGGATGAGCATTAAACTAGATTGAAATAAGTGACTTTAGTTGTTTTCATAGATATTACGTGTTTGTATGCACATTAAAATGGCAACACTAGAGCAGGTGCCACACCGACTCACCactttactttgtgtttgctcCCAGGACTATTTTGCTGAGTGTGATCTCGCTGCTGAATGAACCCAATACCTTTTCCCCCGCCAACGTGGACGCCTCCGTCATGTACCGCAAATGGAGGGACAGCAAAGGCAAAGACCGGGAATATGTCGAGATCATCAGGTAAAAACAATCACACTATAGCATCTTGCATACACATACACTGTTTTCCCTTAAATAAAAGTGGAGGCTGAAACTGGACAGGACAGATGCCTACATTAGCATTTTCTTGTGCTACGGTTTACTTTTCAGTCTGTAAAGATATGCATTTTCTCATATTGAACACTAGAGGGCATAGTCTGCATATGAAATTGagttgtaaaattttaaaataagttcCAATTTTTGTTGCAGATTTTAGAGTACACACTTTTTGCCAAAAATGTGGATAAATGAAGCAGCAAGTAGGCTGACAAACTGCTCGCTCGATAGTGGAACTGATTGCTGTGCTCTGTACTcattcaaatgaaaacatttttgtcaaactaaataaaaattaaaacaacggTAGGCTGTGTAATGTCGACACAAACATAACATGAGTTCCTTAAAATCTCCCCCAGGAAACAAGTGATTGCCACCAAAGCAGAGGCTGAGCGTGACGGTGTCAAGGTGCCCACCACACTGGCCGAGTACTGCGTCCGCACTCGCGCTCCGGCCCCTGATGAAGGCTCCGACCTCTTCTATGACACCTACGATGACGATGACATGGATGGCGGGGAGGGCGATTGCTGCTACGATGAGGACGATTCGGGCAACGAGGAGTCGTGACTGAGCGCCCAGTCTGGCTGACATACGCTGTTCCCTTTTCTCTGCCCAGGTTGCCAGATATTCTAGGTTTACAACCAAGGAAGATTGGCAGGTCCCTCCTTTAAACCAATAAGAGCTTTTCTTCTTGAGCCTCTGACTTTACTTCCAAGGTTAAAATTGATGCCTCATCGCAGAGAGGTCAGACCTGGTAAGAAACTGCaccagcacaaaaaaaaagaaagaaaaatcaccaGTTTCTTCAACTTTGTAAGCAATCATCACCTTTAACCTTACTTTGAAATGCTTGCGTAATCTTACGAAGTTCATTCCCGTGTTTAGAACAAGGTTTTGGGGGATCAGTACCACTATCAACAGCAACATTACACTGGTGTAAACTCTCCCAATCATCACTCAGCCTCTCTCTTGCATATCTTCCCTAATTTTAAACTGGGTGTTGCTCATTGATAGTTGGTCACAGTGAAAATTGAGGACTTCTAGATGCCTGAGCAAAACCCCTGCAAATagacccttttttcttttcttttttttttcttttcttcaagaTTTAGAAGGTCTCACTTTGATAGGACAAAACATGAATGATTTGTCACGTGACTGTTTTCAAAGTTGTTGCGCATGCCTGAACATCTTCT harbors:
- the LOC121644086 gene encoding semaphorin-4E-like, coding for MHSLISLSVFWLLPLAVMLEEEAPLACVPRRHVSYHRDNAVLFREEGVFNYSTMLLREDLGLLVLGAREAVFALDISDISKKHASVKWEVTEQQVNECTNKGKDPETECKNYIRILHAMNNGKIFVCGTNAFDPLCDYLSYADKKLTFARTAEDGKGKCPFDPFQRYASIMVDDQLYSATSMNFLGSEPILIRSSPASVSSSPGSIRTEFKSSWLNEPNFVSMVQMPESEQSEVGDDDKVYLFFSETAVECDCFNKLVVSRVARVCKGDVGGRRTLQKKWTSFLKTRMDCPVLHSQLPYLIQDSYRWCDPMQHWEKCIFYAIFTPQSDTSDLSAVCAYRVSDIGKVFSEGKYKSPVTVETSFVKWVMYSGEVPEPRPGACISNEDRKAGIQSLDLPDRTLQFVKDRPLMDQPIQPMDGKPVLMRKGAAFTRIIVNQVQAADREMYHVMFIGTEEGTLLRAVNYDGEMFIIEEVELFKPPEPIKSLKFSNVTRQLYAGSNFGVAQIPLATCGRSLSCIDCVLARDPYCGWSVADGKCVFLSSSQGNIIQSVKEGNASLCPPPDPIEPVIRFFWPGSNLKLSCNSPSNLAQIIWERDNIQITSSPSLQYLQDGLLILNASINDAGHYRCLSVESSKANNYTTTVAEYRVSKDPGDFNKILLPQARTDGPSVAGLKAAVALLVISLFVLLAWNFYKGHLPLRWCCMKKNGEQPQYTRDQVALNCDMTEQDAQRPSQAENKPLMSAAPNSSSNNNHAGGAVSGSDENSAPKINLTSLQYIDDESQI
- the cactin gene encoding cactin isoform X1; protein product: MGSKSRRRSRSKSRSWSRDRRNKSRVGRSQSPGGRKCRSRSLEKKRTAHVQGRSSSSSRGSNDGSPVRRRPQHRERTGSSSGSESDKRRRAQRQRSKSKGRSSSSDSENRKMRRGKEKERHRRASQDRRKGRSQSSSDSREGSSDRERRRRRKSPDRGSPVRDRQRRERERERWKSNSRDRERKGDRDKSRERRKRSEDREQGTSKRSRERADGNRGRQRSSSSESSESSGSDRDSCMVKEKEEKKKQKEMMKALETPEEKRARRLAKKEAKEKKRREKMGWSEEYMGYTNADNPFGDNNLLGTFKWQKALDKKGIGHLGEKDLKERNKRIQEENRRELQKVKQLRLEREREKAMRETELEMLQREKEAEHFKTWAEQEDNFHLHQAKLRSKIRIRDGRAKPIDLLAKYISAEDDDLAVEMHEPYTFLNGLTVTDMDDLLEDIKVYMELEQGKNVDFWRDMTTITEDEISKLRKLEASGKGPGDRREGINTAVSTDVQSVFKGKTYSQLQAMHLNIEAKIRAGGSNLDIGYWESLLQQVRVYMARARLRERHQDVLRQKLFKLKQEQGVESEPLFPIIKEEPRSEEDERNENRETEEEEAGPSTSTAGSRDNDGEQKNEGKDEEGKGEVVEAVLTEEDLIQQSQAEYDSGRYSPTLLTTSELPLDTHTITPEEDTHRLQLARRQLQVTGDANESAEDAFVRRAKEGMGNDEAQFSVEFPVTGKMYLWADKYRPRKPRFFNRVHTGFEWNKYNQTHYDFDNPPPKIVQGYKFNIFYPDLIDKRSTPQYFLEPSPDNKDFGILRFHAGPPYEDIAFKIVNREWEYSHRHGFRCQFANGIFQLWFHFKRYRYRR
- the cactin gene encoding cactin isoform X2 is translated as MGSKSRRRSRSKSRSWSRDRRNKSRVGRSQSPGGRKCRSRSLEKKRTAHVQGRSSSSSRGSNDGSPVRRRPQHRERTGSSSGSESDKRRRAQRQRSKSKGRSSSSDSENRKMRRGKEKERHRRASQDRRKGRSQSSSDSREGSSDRERRRRRKSPDRGSPVRDRQRRERERERWKSNSRDRERKGDRDKSRERRKRSEDREQGTSKRSRERADGNRGRQRSSSSESSESSGSDRDSCMVKEKEEKKKQKEMMKALETPEEKRARRLAKKEAKEKKRREKMGWSEEYMGYTNADNPFGDNNLLGTFKWQKALDKKGIGHLGEKDLKERNKRIQEENRRELQKVKQLRLEREREKAMRETELEMLQREKEAEHFKTWAEQEDNFHLHQAKLRSKIRIRDGRAKPIDLLAKYISAEDDDLAVEMHEPYTFLNGLTVTDMDDLLEDIKVYMELEQGKNVDFWRDMTTITEDEISKLRKLEASGKGPGDRREGINTAVSTDVQSVFKGKTYSQLQAMHLNIEAKIRAGGSNLDIGYWESLLQQVRVYMARARLRERHQDVLRQKLFKLKQEQGVESEPLFPIIKEEPRSEEDENENRETEEEEAGPSTSTAGSRDNDGEQKNEGKDEEGKGEVVEAVLTEEDLIQQSQAEYDSGRYSPTLLTTSELPLDTHTITPEEDTHRLQLARRQLQVTGDANESAEDAFVRRAKEGMGNDEAQFSVEFPVTGKMYLWADKYRPRKPRFFNRVHTGFEWNKYNQTHYDFDNPPPKIVQGYKFNIFYPDLIDKRSTPQYFLEPSPDNKDFGILRFHAGPPYEDIAFKIVNREWEYSHRHGFRCQFANGIFQLWFHFKRYRYRR
- the cdc34b gene encoding cell division cycle 34 homolog (S. cerevisiae) b — translated: MAHHDPSHVASSQKALMLEMKSLQEEPVEGFKITLVDEADLYNWEVAIFGPPNTHYEGGYFKARIKFPTDYPYSPPAFRFLTKMWHPNIYENGDVCISILHPPVDDPQSGELPSERWNPTQNVRTILLSVISLLNEPNTFSPANVDASVMYRKWRDSKGKDREYVEIIRKQVIATKAEAERDGVKVPTTLAEYCVRTRAPAPDEGSDLFYDTYDDDDMDGGEGDCCYDEDDSGNEES